From the genome of Scytonema hofmannii PCC 7110, one region includes:
- the hmpF gene encoding pilus motility taxis protein HmpF: MLYLAEVQKQKGGLLSGGGKTELKLLACQRNDQSWTTVSEETIAGEEASKLNDGVLILVELTPNRQVQRVQEAGRPLINILQNFSRQVEKFKVKEEEIDQWKQSLTFQAQEFNRREMELEARLEQLQHMEEDVQRCETQLKEVEAEREEVERLRTEMERNRQELEGAWEHLRGEQRRLEEFKAECQQGAVLDGEQSKALNELLTRLSTSVAPTGTVRENLNLAFEIVERQQAVLTPHWQQLEQQKVVIEQQQGEASRLLQTLSEQKNEWQQAQQSLEEQIAELKVNTVTLANKQEYARSLKEQLHYQEELYKQISFLASISSDVIATPKVDIAALEKMPVEQLQDILRDLQQKLNIDSNFVNEQEQELTERQKIIEELQNKINQVSVGERSKLESELVDEKDSYQMLNQTLVGQRRSLQERTEICRQHQLVLCKKQGKTPSPELEEKSADFKQILAIIDKQKQQQVQELQSLESEIEQISTNLEQAQSFIDQQTQQHQIKHQEIQTIEENLLSVQTAIVESQTRLSLYQDLQPIQDSIDGLRHNLEGIAESVAKVQETGDYQNQAINQMRQTLENILSSST, encoded by the coding sequence GTGCTATATTTAGCAGAAGTACAAAAACAAAAAGGTGGTTTACTCAGTGGCGGTGGCAAAACCGAACTGAAGTTGTTGGCTTGCCAGCGAAACGACCAAAGTTGGACAACAGTGTCAGAAGAAACCATCGCTGGAGAAGAAGCGAGCAAGTTAAATGATGGCGTTCTTATTCTGGTTGAACTCACTCCCAATCGCCAAGTGCAAAGAGTTCAAGAAGCTGGACGTCCGTTAATCAATATTTTGCAGAATTTTTCCCGACAGGTAGAGAAATTCAAGGTTAAGGAAGAAGAAATCGATCAGTGGAAGCAATCATTGACATTTCAAGCACAGGAATTCAATCGCCGCGAAATGGAGTTAGAAGCGCGTTTGGAACAACTGCAACACATGGAGGAAGATGTTCAACGCTGTGAAACTCAACTCAAGGAAGTAGAAGCGGAGCGAGAGGAAGTAGAAAGGTTGCGAACAGAAATGGAGCGTAACCGTCAAGAATTAGAGGGAGCGTGGGAGCACTTGCGCGGTGAGCAACGCCGTTTGGAGGAATTTAAAGCAGAATGTCAGCAAGGGGCTGTATTGGATGGGGAACAAAGCAAAGCCTTGAATGAATTGCTGACTCGCCTTTCTACAAGCGTTGCACCCACAGGAACAGTCCGTGAAAACCTCAATTTGGCCTTTGAAATTGTAGAAAGGCAACAAGCTGTGCTAACCCCACACTGGCAACAACTCGAACAGCAAAAAGTTGTAATTGAGCAACAGCAAGGAGAAGCTAGTCGCCTGTTGCAAACTTTGTCCGAACAAAAAAACGAATGGCAGCAAGCGCAACAGTCATTAGAAGAGCAAATAGCAGAGTTAAAAGTTAATACAGTCACGCTTGCCAACAAGCAGGAGTACGCTCGTTCTTTAAAAGAGCAGTTGCACTATCAAGAAGAGTTATACAAGCAAATTAGTTTTCTTGCTTCCATATCTAGCGACGTCATCGCTACGCCAAAAGTTGATATAGCTGCCTTAGAAAAAATGCCTGTAGAACAACTGCAAGACATTCTCCGGGATTTGCAGCAAAAGTTAAATATAGACTCTAACTTTGTTAACGAGCAAGAACAAGAATTAACAGAAAGACAAAAAATTATAGAAGAACTGCAAAACAAGATAAATCAAGTGTCGGTCGGAGAACGTTCTAAATTAGAGTCAGAACTAGTAGATGAAAAAGATTCTTACCAAATGTTGAACCAAACTTTGGTAGGACAGCGTCGCAGTTTACAAGAACGGACAGAGATTTGCAGGCAACATCAACTCGTGCTATGCAAAAAACAAGGAAAAACTCCCAGTCCCGAACTAGAAGAAAAAAGCGCGGATTTCAAACAAATTCTTGCAATTATTGACAAGCAAAAGCAGCAACAGGTACAGGAACTGCAAAGCTTAGAAAGTGAAATCGAACAGATAAGTACCAATCTAGAGCAAGCACAAAGCTTTATTGACCAACAGACTCAACAGCACCAGATAAAGCACCAAGAGATCCAAACCATAGAAGAAAACTTGCTGTCCGTGCAAACTGCGATCGTAGAATCTCAAACTCGATTGAGTTTGTATCAAGATTTACAACCCATTCAAGACTCTATAGATGGGTTGAGACACAATTTAGAAGGCATAGCTGAATCTGTGGCTAAAGTACAGGAAACGGGAGATTATCAAAATCAAGCAATTAACCAGATGCGTCAAACCCTCGAAAATATTTTGTCATCAAGCACGTAA
- a CDS encoding DNA methyltransferase, which translates to MNFPLHMSQLSLELKILEVQAKDATAELEQETNPVIQEIRNLDSDLENYFQEKIKIYPDFTRKIVSFQANKENPKYRWFKYKEAFSDDLVKFLLQKYKNQNISKVLDPFAGIGTTLFACNELGIDADGIELLPIGQEVIDIRLLMDQDFPKEYFEKLIFWKEEKPWKYSTGRKPLNRLRITDGAYPANTEEAIEKYLYLIEQESLPVQKVLKFALLCILESISYTRKDGQYLRWDARAKRKNSSENFDKGKILAFDEAIASQIELILNDTFYLSNIYIFPEEKKQSQITLLKGSCLKILPNLAKDSYDCVITSPPYCNRYDYTRTYALELALLGIGEQEIVQLRQDMLSCTVENKEKPIISKWQQAIKAADNQKLLQSILEFLNTELKNKKLNNSGIPRMIRGYFYEMACVIAECYRIMKSGAPLFMVNDNVRYAGVEISVDIILSAIAEQLGFDIEAILVLPIGKGNSSQQMGSHGRKPLRKCVYVWRKH; encoded by the coding sequence ATGAACTTTCCTTTACACATGAGTCAACTAAGTCTTGAACTTAAAATTTTAGAAGTCCAAGCTAAGGATGCTACTGCCGAATTAGAGCAAGAGACTAATCCTGTCATACAAGAAATTCGTAATTTAGATTCCGATCTAGAGAATTATTTTCAAGAAAAAATTAAAATCTATCCAGACTTCACTCGTAAAATTGTCAGCTTTCAAGCAAACAAAGAAAATCCCAAATACCGATGGTTTAAGTATAAAGAGGCGTTCTCTGATGATTTAGTTAAGTTTCTTTTACAAAAATATAAAAATCAAAATATTTCTAAAGTTTTAGATCCATTTGCAGGAATAGGAACAACTTTATTTGCTTGTAACGAATTAGGTATCGATGCAGATGGAATCGAACTTTTACCTATTGGTCAAGAGGTTATAGATATTCGTCTGTTAATGGATCAAGACTTTCCCAAAGAGTATTTTGAAAAACTAATTTTTTGGAAAGAAGAAAAGCCATGGAAGTACTCAACTGGTAGAAAGCCATTAAATCGTTTACGAATTACTGATGGAGCGTATCCTGCTAATACGGAAGAAGCGATCGAGAAATATCTGTACTTAATTGAGCAGGAAAGTCTTCCCGTTCAAAAAGTTTTAAAATTTGCTCTTTTATGCATTCTAGAGTCTATAAGTTATACTCGGAAAGACGGTCAGTACTTACGTTGGGATGCACGAGCAAAGCGTAAGAATAGTTCAGAAAATTTTGATAAAGGAAAAATATTAGCTTTTGACGAAGCGATCGCATCTCAAATCGAGCTAATTCTGAACGACACTTTTTATCTATCAAATATTTATATTTTCCCAGAAGAAAAAAAACAATCGCAAATAACTTTATTGAAAGGTTCTTGTTTAAAGATTCTACCAAATTTAGCAAAAGATTCATATGATTGTGTGATTACCTCCCCACCATATTGTAATCGTTACGATTACACCCGCACATATGCTCTCGAACTAGCTCTTTTGGGAATAGGCGAACAAGAAATTGTACAACTTCGGCAAGACATGCTGAGTTGTACTGTAGAAAATAAAGAGAAGCCAATCATTAGTAAATGGCAACAAGCAATTAAGGCTGCTGACAATCAGAAATTACTACAAAGCATCCTAGAATTTTTAAATACTGAGCTGAAGAATAAAAAATTAAATAATAGTGGCATTCCTAGAATGATACGTGGGTATTTCTACGAAATGGCTTGTGTGATTGCGGAATGTTATAGGATAATGAAATCTGGCGCGCCGTTATTTATGGTGAATGATAATGTTCGCTACGCGGGTGTTGAAATTTCTGTTGATATAATTCTTTCTGCAATTGCAGAACAATTAGGCTTTGACATTGAGGCAATTCTAGTTTTACCAATAGGTAAGGGTAACAGCAGTCAGCAAATGGGATCTCACGGTCGTAAACCTTTGCGTAAGTGTGTATATGTCTGGAGAAAACATTAG
- a CDS encoding AvaI/BsoBI family type II restriction endonuclease produces MSYYNHLHSSNDLVTTYEEVRAGFVALALERNRKATPFLEQARSLKIRTHQVKKPQDLLQMQDIRPALLAAAGISDKAAGYLQEQDKIDAIEGLIKNFLEPVGEEFLEELVYRFLLTRGDTLGGMMRNIGGVLAERKFTRAVISALRLSAISYKWLDKESKSWLDQPEEDTDIELRVKGLSWVPENKEHRTLMYNIVVPIVRKNIDICLFNCNPIQVNTSLLKNPNAYIALGELKGGIDPAGADEHWKTANSALERIRSSFKKHSLNPCTFFVGAAIENSMAEEIWHQLNSGKLSNAANLTYADQVASLCAWLITL; encoded by the coding sequence GTGTCATATTATAATCATCTTCACTCTAGTAACGATCTAGTTACTACATATGAAGAAGTTCGAGCAGGATTTGTTGCTTTAGCGCTCGAACGAAATCGGAAAGCAACGCCCTTTTTAGAGCAAGCTCGATCTCTAAAAATCCGAACACATCAAGTTAAAAAACCTCAAGATTTACTTCAAATGCAGGATATACGACCAGCCCTTCTTGCAGCAGCAGGTATATCAGATAAAGCAGCAGGATATTTACAAGAGCAAGATAAAATTGATGCCATAGAAGGATTAATTAAGAATTTTTTAGAACCCGTAGGAGAAGAATTTCTTGAGGAATTAGTTTATCGTTTTTTACTAACCCGTGGCGATACATTAGGCGGGATGATGCGTAATATCGGCGGTGTTCTTGCAGAACGAAAATTTACAAGAGCGGTTATTTCTGCACTAAGACTTTCTGCAATATCCTATAAATGGCTTGATAAAGAAAGTAAAAGTTGGCTGGACCAACCAGAGGAAGATACTGATATAGAGTTACGAGTTAAGGGTCTAAGTTGGGTTCCTGAAAATAAGGAGCACAGAACTCTTATGTATAACATAGTCGTACCTATTGTTCGCAAAAATATTGATATATGTTTATTTAATTGTAATCCGATTCAAGTCAACACTAGCTTGCTGAAAAACCCAAATGCTTATATTGCCCTTGGCGAACTAAAAGGAGGTATCGATCCAGCAGGAGCAGATGAACATTGGAAAACAGCAAATAGTGCTTTGGAACGTATTAGAAGCAGTTTTAAAAAACACAGCCTTAATCCATGTACTTTTTTCGTTGGAGCAGCCATAGAAAATAGTATGGCAGAGGAAATTTGGCATCAACTTAACAGTGGTAAGCTTTCTAACGCTGCAAATCTTACATATGCCGACCAAGTTGCTTCGCTCTGTGCATGGCTAATTACGCTGTAA
- a CDS encoding Uma2 family endonuclease, with product MVFAQTSPPDAIATRLTLDEYRAMEETNPERHEYRNGEIIIMSGGSEAHSAIASNLLIYLGFLLRDTDFRLYNSDLRVWIPECQCGTYTDLMVVNGLPEFNGERNDEILNPLLIVEVLSPSTEAYDRGQKFRKYRSLASFCEYLLVSQTEPYVEQYYNQDRNSNDHWLWQVHSHLEQAIVLHSLNVEIPLTEIYRRINF from the coding sequence GTGGTCTTTGCTCAAACCAGTCCCCCAGATGCGATCGCAACTCGCCTGACATTGGACGAGTATCGGGCGATGGAAGAAACCAACCCAGAACGACATGAATACCGCAACGGAGAGATTATTATTATGTCGGGAGGATCTGAAGCCCACAGTGCGATCGCTAGCAACTTATTAATTTACTTGGGGTTTTTGCTAAGAGACACGGATTTTCGCTTATATAACAGCGATCTGCGAGTTTGGATTCCTGAATGTCAGTGTGGGACTTATACCGATTTGATGGTTGTTAATGGTTTGCCAGAATTCAATGGCGAGCGCAATGATGAAATTCTCAATCCTTTACTCATTGTCGAAGTTTTATCGCCCTCTACCGAAGCCTATGATAGAGGCCAAAAGTTTAGAAAATATCGCTCTCTTGCCAGCTTTTGCGAATATTTGCTTGTGAGTCAAACTGAACCCTATGTAGAGCAGTATTACAACCAGGATCGTAACAGTAACGATCACTGGCTATGGCAAGTTCACTCTCACCTCGAACAAGCGATCGTTCTGCACAGTTTAAACGTAGAAATTCCCCTAACTGAAATCTATCGTCGCATTAATTTTTAG
- the tilS gene encoding tRNA lysidine(34) synthetase TilS, with the protein MPSSTPWTPLHAKIHRTIRSRRLFARNHRLLVAVSGGQDSLCLIKLLLDLQPKWGWYLALAHCDHRWRTDSQANAIHVQNQALAWGIPFYLQTADSPPSSEASARDWRYQVLSDIACERKFDCIVTGHTASDRAETLLYNLIRGTGADGLQALTWQRLLSEKILLVRPLLEVTRTQTGQFCRDFQLSIWEDSTNFELKYARNRIRQELIPYLQENFNPQVESALAQTAEILQAEVDYLEQAALQLREEAMLGKENEGDGDKSSDASLPLKLNRRILQKAPLALQRRVMRQALLEVLAIAPSFEQIEKLTALIAAPNRSQTDPFPGGAIARVQGDWIMFE; encoded by the coding sequence ATGCCCTCTTCTACTCCTTGGACACCACTTCATGCAAAAATACACCGTACTATTCGATCGCGCCGTCTATTCGCTCGCAATCATCGACTGTTAGTAGCTGTTTCTGGGGGGCAAGACTCTCTGTGTTTAATCAAGCTACTGTTAGATTTACAACCAAAATGGGGATGGTATTTAGCGCTCGCTCATTGCGATCATCGTTGGCGTACTGATTCCCAAGCTAATGCAATTCATGTCCAAAACCAAGCCTTAGCTTGGGGAATTCCATTTTATTTACAAACTGCTGATTCACCTCCAAGTAGTGAAGCTTCTGCTCGTGATTGGCGGTATCAAGTTTTGAGCGATATTGCTTGCGAACGTAAATTCGATTGTATTGTTACAGGGCATACAGCTAGCGATCGCGCTGAAACTCTCCTTTATAATTTAATTCGTGGAACTGGTGCAGATGGGTTGCAAGCATTAACTTGGCAACGCTTACTTTCTGAGAAAATTTTGCTTGTACGTCCGCTTTTAGAAGTGACTCGCACCCAAACAGGACAATTTTGTCGAGATTTTCAGCTTTCTATTTGGGAAGATTCTACTAACTTTGAATTGAAATATGCTCGCAATCGTATTCGCCAAGAGTTGATACCATATTTGCAAGAAAATTTTAATCCTCAAGTTGAATCAGCTTTAGCGCAAACTGCTGAAATTTTGCAAGCAGAAGTCGATTATTTAGAACAAGCTGCTCTTCAGTTACGTGAAGAGGCAATGCTTGGAAAAGAGAATGAAGGCGATGGAGATAAAAGTTCTGATGCCTCACTTCCTCTGAAATTAAATCGTCGTATCTTACAGAAAGCACCACTTGCATTACAAAGGCGGGTAATGCGCCAAGCTTTATTGGAAGTACTTGCTATTGCCCCAAGTTTTGAACAAATTGAAAAACTCACAGCTTTGATTGCAGCACCCAATCGTTCGCAAACCGATCCATTTCCTGGTGGTGCGATCGCTCGAGTTCAAGGTGATTGGATTATGTTCGAGTGA
- a CDS encoding type II toxin-antitoxin system Phd/YefM family antitoxin yields MESIGSYEAKTHLPSLLERVAKGEEFTITKHGVPIARLVPVEKEQQRDVRDVIEELKKFRKGHILGGLSVREMINEGRK; encoded by the coding sequence ATGGAATCAATCGGTTCATACGAAGCTAAAACACATCTTCCTAGCCTTCTTGAACGAGTGGCAAAAGGAGAGGAATTTACGATTACGAAGCATGGAGTCCCTATTGCACGACTCGTTCCTGTAGAAAAAGAGCAACAGCGTGATGTGAGAGATGTCATTGAAGAGTTAAAGAAATTCCGAAAAGGACATATTCTAGGAGGTCTTTCAGTGCGAGAGATGATTAATGAGGGTAGAAAATGA
- a CDS encoding type II toxin-antitoxin system VapC family toxin: protein MNFVLDCSIAMAWCFEDEATEFTDSLLEELVGGSIKVPSIWFLEVANVLAISERRGRSNQAKISQFLGLLVSLPITVDTKTEEKAFTDILTLARTHKLTSYDAAYLELALREGLPLATLDEGLKRVASNVGVTTL from the coding sequence ATGAATTTTGTTCTTGATTGCTCAATAGCTATGGCATGGTGCTTTGAGGATGAAGCGACAGAATTTACTGACTCATTACTAGAGGAACTTGTAGGAGGAAGTATAAAAGTACCTTCCATCTGGTTTCTTGAAGTTGCAAACGTTCTGGCGATCAGCGAACGAAGGGGGCGAAGCAATCAAGCAAAGATTTCTCAATTTCTCGGACTCCTAGTTAGCCTTCCCATTACCGTTGATACAAAAACCGAAGAGAAAGCATTTACAGACATCTTGACTCTTGCACGAACCCATAAACTGACCTCCTACGATGCAGCATATTTAGAACTTGCACTCCGTGAAGGATTACCTCTTGCAACCCTTGATGAAGGACTGAAACGAGTTGCTTCTAATGTTGGTGTTACTACACTTTGA
- a CDS encoding DUF6887 family protein → MIQPDYQTMTQQELRQYILDHRDDKDAVHEAVLRLQENGKKLNSIDELTRIIEEKRRQGLEP, encoded by the coding sequence ATGATACAACCAGATTATCAAACCATGACACAGCAGGAGTTAAGGCAATATATTCTCGATCATCGTGATGATAAGGATGCAGTACATGAAGCGGTGTTGCGTCTCCAAGAAAATGGTAAAAAGCTTAACTCTATTGATGAATTAACACGAATTATTGAAGAAAAGCGTCGTCAAGGCTTAGAACCGTAA
- the ung gene encoding uracil-DNA glycosylase, translating to MTKLPTSWQTVLAEEFDKPYFQKLQDFLKEERQSYSIYPPEEDVFSAFELTPYEQVNVLLLGQDPYHDDNQAHGLCFSVRPGIKPPPSLVNIYKELKDDVGFNIPNNGYLVTWAKQGILMLNAVLTVRAHTPNSHKNKGWETFTDAVINKVNQKTDPVVFVLWGGYAQKKLKLIDTNRHIVVQSAHPSPLSARNGFFGSKAFSAINSALSSFGKPEIDWQIPDI from the coding sequence ATGACAAAACTTCCTACTTCTTGGCAAACTGTACTTGCTGAGGAATTTGATAAACCTTACTTTCAAAAACTTCAAGATTTTCTGAAAGAGGAAAGACAATCTTACTCAATTTATCCTCCTGAAGAAGATGTCTTTTCAGCCTTTGAACTCACACCATACGAACAAGTGAATGTCCTCTTGCTTGGACAAGACCCCTATCACGATGATAATCAAGCACATGGATTGTGTTTTTCTGTAAGACCGGGTATTAAGCCTCCACCATCGTTAGTTAATATTTATAAAGAACTCAAAGATGATGTTGGTTTTAATATTCCTAATAATGGCTACCTTGTAACATGGGCTAAACAAGGGATTTTGATGTTAAATGCCGTGTTAACTGTACGCGCACATACTCCAAATTCTCACAAAAACAAAGGTTGGGAAACTTTTACAGATGCTGTTATTAACAAGGTGAATCAAAAGACAGACCCTGTGGTTTTTGTACTGTGGGGCGGTTACGCACAAAAGAAACTGAAGTTAATAGATACCAATCGGCATATTGTTGTGCAATCTGCACACCCTTCGCCGCTATCTGCACGTAACGGATTTTTTGGTAGCAAAGCTTTCTCAGCTATCAATTCAGCATTAAGCTCTTTTGGTAAGCCTGAAATTGATTGGCAAATTCCTGATATTTAG
- the nth gene encoding endonuclease III translates to MPANTQNIEIILNKLKQIYPNAKYELDWETPLQLLVATILAAQSTDERVNKVTKTLFPKYPTAQAYADADILELEEELKPTGFYRNKAKTVKNMCQDLVERYGGEVPKTMDELVTLPGVARKTANVVLNTAFSIPSGIIVDTHVVRVSQRMGLTKRKTPETIEQELMQLVPQEEWTFWGPAVVLHGRYTCTAKKPKCAECVLKNVCEKVGVIQ, encoded by the coding sequence ATGCCCGCCAATACTCAAAATATTGAAATAATTCTTAATAAATTGAAACAAATCTATCCTAATGCTAAATACGAGCTAGATTGGGAAACTCCGCTTCAACTCCTTGTTGCAACGATTCTGGCAGCACAATCTACTGATGAACGCGTCAACAAAGTCACTAAAACCTTATTTCCTAAATACCCCACGGCTCAGGCTTATGCTGACGCCGATATTTTAGAACTGGAAGAAGAACTGAAACCAACTGGCTTCTACCGCAACAAAGCCAAAACAGTCAAAAATATGTGTCAAGACCTTGTTGAGAGATATGGAGGAGAGGTTCCCAAAACAATGGATGAACTGGTAACTCTACCTGGAGTGGCTCGCAAAACAGCCAATGTAGTCCTCAACACTGCCTTTAGTATTCCTTCTGGAATCATCGTTGATACCCATGTCGTTCGGGTTAGCCAACGCATGGGCTTAACAAAACGTAAAACGCCAGAAACAATAGAGCAAGAATTGATGCAACTAGTTCCTCAAGAAGAATGGACTTTTTGGGGACCAGCCGTTGTTCTTCACGGACGTTACACCTGCACGGCAAAAAAACCAAAGTGTGCGGAGTGCGTTCTGAAAAATGTATGTGAAAAAGTTGGTGTAATTCAGTGA